A stretch of the Bacteroidota bacterium genome encodes the following:
- a CDS encoding transcriptional regulator, which translates to MFTDLDPVLSSQVRLAVVSILMRVKSADFLYLMETIGTTQGNLSHQLKKLNEANYIEIIKSFRNNYPHTSCQITSIGRDAFEKYVEDIKGYLNVK; encoded by the coding sequence ATGTTCACAGATCTTGACCCCGTTTTAAGTTCTCAGGTTCGTCTCGCAGTCGTCTCCATTCTCATGCGGGTGAAAAGCGCCGACTTCCTCTACCTGATGGAAACCATCGGCACCACACAGGGCAATTTAAGCCATCAGTTAAAAAAACTGAACGAAGCCAATTATATCGAAATCATCAAATCTTTCAGGAACAATTACCCTCACACAAGCTGCCAGATTACGAGCATAGGCAGGGATGCATTCGAGAAATATGTGGAAGACATTAAAGGCTATTTGAATGTCAAATGA